A single Cannabis sativa cultivar Pink pepper isolate KNU-18-1 chromosome 7, ASM2916894v1, whole genome shotgun sequence DNA region contains:
- the LOC115697202 gene encoding homeobox-leucine zipper protein ATHB-14: MALVMHKDSPTNNCYKQMDNSKYVRYTPEQVEALERVYSECPKPSSLRRQQLIRECPILSNIEPKQIKVWFQNRRCREKQRKEASRLQTVNRKLSALNKLLMEENDRLQKQVSHLVYENGFMRNQLHTASGTTTDNSCESVVMNGQNQQQQNPTPQQPQRDANNPAGLLAIAEETLAEFLSKATGTAVDWVQMIGMKPGPDSIGIVAVSRNCSGVAARACGLVSLEPTKVAEILKDRTSWYRDCRCADVLSVIPTGNGGTIELVYMQTYAPTTLAAARDFWTLRYTTSLEDNSIVICERSLTTSTGGPTGPPSSCFVRAEVLPSGYLIRPCEGGGSSIHIVDHVDLDAWSVPEVLRPLYESSKILAQKMTIAALRHIRQIAQEASGEIQYGGGRQPAVLRTFSQRLCRGFNDAVNGFTDDGWSLLGSDGVEDVTIVVNSSSNKFLGSQYNASMFPTFGGVLCAKASMLLQNVPPALLVQFLREHRSEWADYGVDAYSASCLKPSPYAIPCARSGGFPSSQVNLHLAHTVENEEFLEVVRLEGQAFSPEEVALARDMYLLQLCSGVDANAVGSCAQLVFAPIDESFADEAPLLPSGFRVIPLDPKADTPGATRTLDLASTLEVGSGSARPASEADASYNLRSVLTIAFQFTFENHTRDNVAAMARQYVRSVVGSVQRVAMAIAPSQLGSQIGPKALPQSPEALTLTQWICRSYRIHTGGELFQMDSPPSGDAILKRLWNHSDAIMCCSVKTNASPIFTFANQAGLDMLETTLVALQDIMLDKILDEGGRKNLCSEFSKIMQQGFAYLPAGICVSSMGRPVSYEQAVAWKVLNDEDSNHCLAFMFMNWSFV, encoded by the exons ATGGCTCTTGTGATGCACAAGGATTCACCAACAAATAATTGTTATAAGCAAATGGATAATAGTAAGTACGTGAGGTATACACCGGAGCAGGTTGAGGCCTTGGAGAGGGTCTACTCGGAATGTCCAAAGCCTAGCTCTTTAAGAAGACAGCAACTCATTAGGGAGTGTCCTATTCTCTCTAATATTGAACCAAAACAGATTAAAGTTTGGTTTCAGAATCGCAG ATGTCGCGAAAAGCAGAGGAAAGAAGCCTCTCGACTTCAGACAGTTAATCGAAAACTGTCTGCTCTGAACAAGTTGTTGATGGAAGAGAACGATCGTTTACAAAAACAGGTCTCACATTTGGTGTATGAGAACGGATTTATGCGAAATCAACTGCACACT GCATCTGGGACGACCACAGACAATAGTTGTGAGTCTGTGGTCATGAATGGtcaaaaccaacaacaacaaaacccaacacctcaGCAGCCCCAGAGGGATGCTAACAACCCAGCTGG CCTCCTAGCTATAGCAGAGGAGACCCTGGCAGAGTTCCTGTCTAAGGCAACTGGAACTGCTGTCGACTGGGTCCAGATGATTGGGATGAAG CCTGGTCCGGATTCTATTGGTATCGTTGCTGTTTCCCGCAACTGTAGTGGGGTAGCAGCACGAGCTTGCGGTCTTGTGAGCTTGGAGCCCACGAAG GTCGCTGAGATTCTCAAAGATCGTACATCATGGTATCGCGACTGCCGTTGCGCTGATGTATTGAGTGTAATTCCTACAGGAAATGGTGGAACCATTGAGCTTGTATATATGCAG ACGTATGCACCTACAACATTAGCAGCAGCTCGTGATTTTTGGACACTGAGATATACAACTAGCTTGGAAGACAACAGTATTGTG ATATGCGAGAGGTCATTGACTACTTCAACTGGTGGTCCGACTGGCCCTCCATCTTCATGTTTCGTAAGGGCAGAGGTGCTTCCTAGTGGATACCTAATCCGACCCTGTGAGGGTGGTGGCTCCAGTATTCACATTGTTGATCATGTCGATTTAGAC gCTTGGAGCGTTCCTGAAGTTCTCAGGCCACTCTACGAATCATCGAAAATCCTTGCTCAGAAAATGACTATTGCT GCTTTGCGCCATATACGACAAATCGCTCAAGAAGCTAGTGGAGAAATACAGTATGGTGGAGGCCGCCAACCTGCTGTCTTAAGGACATTTAGTCAGAGACTCTGCAG GGGTTTCAACGATGCAGTCAACGGGTTTACAGATGATGGGTGGTCGCTTTTAGGTAGTGACGGGGTTGAGGATGTAACCATTGTTGTCAACTCATCTTCAAACAAGTTTCTCGGTTCCCAATACAACGCATCAATGTTTCCAACTTTTGGAGGGGTGCTGTGTGCCAAGGCATCGATGCTACTTCAG AATGTTCCTCCAGCTTTACTTGTTCAATTTCTGAGGGAGCATCGATCTGAATGGGCTGACTACGGTGTTGATGCTTATTCTGCTTCATGTCTTAAACCCAGTCCTTATGCAATTCCTTGTGCAAGATCTGGTGGATTCCCTAGTAGCCAAGTCAACTTACATCTCGCCCATACTGTGGAAAACGAAGAG TTTCTTGAGGTGGTTCGGTTGGAGGGCCAGGCTTTCTCTCCCGAAGAGGTTGCTTTGGCACGGGATATGTACTTACTACAG CTTTGCAGTGGTGTTGATGCAAATGCAGTTGGTTCCTGTGCTCAGCTTGTTTTTGCACCCATCGATGAATCCTTTGCTGATGAAGCTCCATTGTTACCATCTGGTTTTCGTGTCATTCCATTGGATCCAAAGGCG GATACACCTGGTGCCACCCGAACACTGGATTTGGCCTCTACTCTTGAAGTAGGATCAGGTAGTGCCCGTCCAGCTAGTGAAGCCGACGCAAGTTACAATCTCAGGTCAGTCCTGACTATTGCCTTCCAATTCACTTTCGAGAACCATACACGAGACAATGTGGCTGCTATGGCTCGCCAGTACGTGCGCAGTGTTGTTGGGTCCGTTCAGCGGGTCGCAATGGCAATTGCTCCCTCTCAGCTTGGCTCACAGATAGGACCAAAAGCCCTACCTCAATCTCCCGAAGCGCTAACCTTGACACAGTGGATTTGCCGAAGCTACAG GATACACACTGGAGGAGAGCTTTTTCAAATGGATTCGCCGCCATCTGGTGATGCCATTTTAAAGCGACTCTGGAACCATTCCGACGCAATAATGTGCTGCTCTGTGAAAACCAAT GCGTCTCCCATTTTCACCTTTGCAAACCAGGCTGGACTTGACATGCTTGAAACAACTCTAGTTGCCCTCCAAGATATAATGCTCGACAAGATCCTTGACGAAGGCGGTCGGAAGAATCTGTGCTCTGAGTTTTCCAAAATCATGCAGCAG GGTTTTGCTTATCTACCAGCCGGTATATGCGTGTCGAGCATGGGAAGGCCGGTGTCGTACGAGCAGGCTGTCGCGTGGAAAGTTCTGAACGATGAGGACTCTAATCATTGCTTGGCATTCATGTTCATGAATTGGTCTTTTGTGTAA
- the LOC133039757 gene encoding uncharacterized protein LOC133039757, giving the protein MKLEPGKQFTRNKGRELRGLRMFGHLFRERISLENQVEVVECPSREEIRSTLFTMSNHKAPGLDGIIKPILPSLICPTQAEFVSGRNIQDNNVLVQEIIHSFNRKKGKEGFFAIKIDLVKAYDRLSWSFIDHVLGCFGFPQKFCSWVSQCISTASLNICLNGGPVGKIMPSCGLRQGDPLSPYLFICAAEVLSRLLEEELGKGFIKGIKLSRGGLVLTHIFFADDLILVGRANINEAKSFWNCLEKFCSWSGQKVNKLKTSIFFSKNTSPGMRRGIKEALGIDTPEGVIKYLGLPLFRSRQKDVDFNFILENLMSKLQGWKAKTLSKAGRATLIKSVGLSLPIYAMQTTKFSNRLVNRIDGMIRDFWWGFENGNHGLYLRAWDKLCLPKSLGGLGFRKTKEMNLAFLAKWDSDSWFWKNVVKASAILRKGACKRVADGRDTSIWRDPWIPHLKGFIPKPNGSIGTDNNCVADLLSPWGGWDIPKLKNLFDHETVLAILKDGTPSGIGKNSWIWTLESNGRFSCKSTYLAQALERAPQCNVTPALWNKLWNNNIMERHKVLWWCILSQALPVRAVIKRRIQIEDISYPFCGLGEETMEHLFLTCDVAMHLWRSSPWGIFLVSDTGIRVWDWVKFIWSLNRRGIRVEDVFLYASFVVDNIWRMQSHTSLLPSPSLPVKDCWMPPPLDWIKLNCDVRVGLESMCTAVVVRNHLGRVISIHTSRLDFTKALCGEATACCLAVSVALDLKVLPERFDTKLLAMDEAKDFSTMKVKARLVCLNNTTKQEESDSDDSEICEESLADSDEK; this is encoded by the exons ATGAAGCTAGAACCAGGAAAGCAATTTACTAGAAACAAAGGGCGAGAATTGCGTGGCTTAAGGATG TTTGGCCATTTATTTAGGGAAAGGATTTCTCTTGAGAACCAAGTAGAGGTTGTTGAGTGTCCTTCTCGTGAAGAAATAAGAAGTACTCTGTTTACCATGAGTAATCATAAAGCCCCTGGGCTGGATGGaat AATTAAGCCTATCCTCCCGTCTCTTATCTGCCCTACTCAAGCGGAGTTTGTCTCTGGTCGGAATATTCAGGATAATAATGTTTTGGTCCAAGAGATTATCCACTCCTTCAATAGGAAGAAAGGAAAAGAGGGTTTCTTCGCGATCAAGATAGATCTAGTTAAAGCTTATGATAGGTTGAGTTGGAGTTTTATAGATCATGTTCTTGGTTGTTTTGGCTTCCCTCAAAAGTTTTGTAGTTGGGTCTCTCAGTGCATTTCCACCGCCTCTCTCAACATTTGTCTTAATGGTGGTCCGGTTGGCAAGATCATGCCTTCTTGTGGTCTCCGCCAGGGTGACCCGTTATCCCCCTACCTTTTCATTTGCGCAGCGGAAGTGTTATCTAGGCTTTTGGAAGAAGAGCTTGGGAAGGGATTTATTAAAGGGATAAAGCTAAGTAGGGGGGGCCTGGTGCTCACCCATATTTTCTTTGCTGATGACCTCATATTGGTTGGACGGGCTAACATAAATGAAGCTAAATCGTTTTGGAATTGTCTTGAGAAGTTCTGTTCGTGGTCTGGGCAGAAGGTTAATAAACTTAAAACGTCAATATTCTTTAGCAAAAATACCTCTCCTGGTATGAGAAGAGGAATTAAAGAAGCTTTGGGTATAGATACTCCTGAGGGGGTTATTAAGTACTTGGGGTTGCCTCTCTTCAGATCTAGACAAAAAGATGTTGACTTTAATTTCATTCTTGAAAATCTTATGTCTAAACTTCAGGGGTGGAAggctaaaactttgtcaaaagCAGGCAGGGCTACCCTTATTAAGTCTGTAGGGCTATCTTTGCCCATCTATGCTATGCAGACTACCAAATTTTCTAACCGCCTTGTGAATAGGATTGATGGTATGATCCGCGACTTCTGGTGGGGCTTTGAGAACGGGAACCATGGTCTTTATCTCAGAGCCTGGGATAAACTTTGCCTCCCTAAATCTCTGGGAGGACTGGGCTTTCGGAAAACAAAGGAAATGAACCTTGCCTTTTTGGCTAAGTGGG ATTCTGATTCTTGGTTTTGGAAGAATGTCGTTAAAGCCAGTGCAATCCTCCGAAAAGGGGCTTGTAAGAGGGTGGCTGATGGAAGAGACACTAGCATTTGGAGGGACCCCTGGATCCCTCACTTGAAAGGTTTCATTCCGAAACCGAATGGAAGTATAGGTACGGATAATAACTGTGTGGCTGATCTCTTATCTCCTTGGGGTGGGTGGGATATTCCTAAGCTAAAAAATCTCTTTGATCATGAGACGGTTTTAGCTATTCTGAAAGATGGTACCCCCTCGGGAATTGGAAAAAACAGTTGGATATGGACGTTGGAGAGTAATGGGCGTTTCTCTTGTAAGTCGACATATCTGGCTCAGGCTTTGGAGAGAGCTCCCCAATGTAATGTCACCCCAGCTCTTTGGAATAAACTTTGGAATAACAACATTATGGAGCGTCATAAGGTTCTTTGGTGGTGCATCCTCTCTCAAGCTCTCCCCGTTCGTGCAGTGATTAAAAGAAGAATTCAGATTGAGGACATTAGCTATCCGTTTTGTGGTTTGGGTGAGGAAACTATGGAACATCTGTTTCTTACCTGTGATGTGGCGATGCACTTGTGGCGTTCGTCACCGTGGGGAATCTTTCTTGTGAGTGATACTGGTATCCGAGTTTGGGATTGGGTGAAGTTCATTTGGAGCCTTAATAGGAGGGGCATCCGGGTTGAAGATGTCTTTCTTTATGCTTCTTTTGTTGTTGACAATATATGGAGAATGC AGTCACATACTTCTCTCTTGCCTAGTCCTTCGTTGCCTGTGAAGGATTGCTGGATGCCTCCACCTCTGGATTGGATAAAATTGAATTGTGATGTTCGCGTGGGCTTGGAGAGTATGTGCACTGCTGTTGTGGTTAGGAATCACCTGGGGAGGGTGATTTCTATTCACACATCCCGGTTGGATTTCACGAAGGCTCTTTGTGGAGAAGCGACGGCCTGTTGCTTGGCGGTGTCTGTTGCTTTGGATCTAAA agttcttccagagaggTTCGATACTAAGCTTTTGGCAATGGACGAAGCTAAAGActttagcacaatgaag gtgaaagctagactggtatgtttgaataataccactAAACAGGAAGAATCAGATTCTGATGATTCTGAgatctgtgaagagtctcttgctgatTCTGATGAAAAATAG